A window of the Streptomyces sp. Ag109_O5-10 genome harbors these coding sequences:
- a CDS encoding nuclear transport factor 2 family protein: protein MTTREVVEKFLGLLAAGDPDAVAELFADEIDWYVPGSPQLPWTGRRTTSAEVADYLRVLGENIVPEKNVDHVEALVVDGDRAVLLGEFSRVARSTGRSYQMPVALHFQVTDGEITKLYLYEDTLKVAQAYAE from the coding sequence ATGACCACACGTGAGGTCGTCGAGAAGTTCCTCGGGCTGCTTGCTGCCGGAGACCCTGACGCCGTCGCTGAGCTCTTCGCAGACGAGATCGACTGGTACGTGCCCGGGTCCCCGCAACTGCCCTGGACCGGCCGCCGCACGACGTCCGCCGAGGTCGCCGACTATCTCCGAGTACTGGGCGAGAACATCGTCCCGGAGAAGAACGTCGACCATGTCGAGGCGCTCGTCGTCGATGGTGACCGCGCCGTCCTCCTCGGAGAGTTCTCACGGGTGGCAAGGAGTACCGGCCGCTCCTACCAGATGCCGGTCGCCCTGCACTTCCAGGTCACCGATGGCGAGATCACCAAGCTGTACCTTTACGAAGACACCCTGAAGGTTGCTCAGGCATACGCAGAGTGA
- a CDS encoding cysteine hydrolase: protein MGQSGQKAEDRSSAAPLRDRRFKACIEEITSHRTGMRSGRASAAPNAHQTSGLLSHEEQKVEFDKTYTAVVFIDPQNDVLSEDGANWEAVGASVTENRTVENMARIFEAAKGAGYEVFISPHYFYPTDNGWRMNGPLEANELETHTFARAGQLDLTGFRNSGADWLDRFKPYIEDGRTVVASPHKVFGPETNDLVLQLRKRKIQGIILGGMLANMCVESHMRHLIEEGFEVAMVRDATAGPRHPVWGDGYQAAIVNYRFFAHAVLSTDEVVDLMH, encoded by the coding sequence ATGGGGCAAAGTGGACAGAAGGCCGAGGATCGAAGCAGCGCCGCGCCTCTTCGGGACAGGCGCTTCAAGGCGTGCATAGAAGAAATCACCAGCCACCGGACCGGCATGCGCTCCGGAAGGGCATCCGCTGCACCGAATGCCCATCAGACCAGTGGCCTGTTATCGCATGAGGAGCAGAAAGTGGAATTCGATAAGACCTACACGGCGGTTGTGTTCATCGATCCACAAAACGACGTGCTGAGCGAGGACGGAGCGAACTGGGAAGCTGTGGGGGCGAGCGTCACAGAAAACAGGACCGTCGAGAATATGGCGAGAATTTTCGAGGCGGCGAAGGGGGCCGGATATGAGGTCTTTATCTCGCCCCATTATTTCTACCCGACCGACAACGGTTGGCGAATGAACGGCCCGCTGGAGGCGAACGAACTGGAGACACATACCTTCGCACGCGCGGGACAGCTCGATCTGACGGGATTCCGGAACTCCGGGGCAGACTGGCTGGACCGCTTCAAACCCTACATCGAGGACGGGAGAACGGTGGTCGCCAGCCCACACAAAGTATTCGGGCCGGAAACCAACGACTTGGTACTGCAACTACGCAAGCGAAAAATTCAAGGAATTATCCTTGGCGGGATGCTGGCGAACATGTGTGTAGAGTCCCATATGCGCCACCTCATCGAGGAGGGATTTGAAGTCGCCATGGTCCGGGATGCAACAGCTGGCCCCCGGCACCCGGTCTGGGGCGACGGCTATCAGGCGGCGATCGTCAACTACCGATTCTTCGCCCATGCTGTGCTGTCGACAGACGAAGTAGTCGACCTGATGCACTGA